A stretch of DNA from Desulfosarcina ovata subsp. ovata:
ACTGCTCAAGGGCAAGGACATCATCATTATCGAGGATTCGATCATCCGGGGCACCACGGCCAAAACCCGCGTCAAGGCCCTGCGTGAGCTGGGCGTTAAACGGGTTCATCTGCGGGTGAGCGGCCCGCCCCACCGTTTCCCCTGCCATTACGGCATCGATTTTTCCACTAAGGGAGAGCTGATTGCGGCAAAAATGAGCGTGGAAGAACTGGGGCGTTACCTGGGACTGGACTCCCTGGCCTACTTGAGCCTGGACGGCCTGCTCGAATCCACCGGTATCGACAATCCGGCCGACCATTTCTGTAAGGCCTGTTTCGACGGCTGCTATCCGGTTCACTTTGACGAAAATCTTTCCAAGCATTGCATGGAGGTCCGATAAGGCGATTGGCGGACAGAAATCGCCTAACCACAATCAGACTTGCCTTTACCGGCCCGGCGCACTAAAATACGTCCACAACACCACGCTGTCCGGTCATTGATACTGCCCTGGGGGATTGTATGATCGAGTCCAAATATCTGAAGGAAAATATTGAGAATATCCAGCGCCTGATGTCCATCTCGGCCCTGAAGCACTTTGAGACGCGCAATCTGGGCAAGTTGCTGCGGCTGAGCAAAATCCGCCAGTACGAGGATGGGGAGACGATCATCCAGGAGGGCGACATGGATCCCTGGCTCTACTTTTTGCTTTCCGGAAAGATCCGCATCACCAAGGAAGGCGAAGATATCGGCGTGATTGGCAAAAAGGGGGAAATTTTCGGTGAGATGCGCGTCATCGACGATCAGAGCCGCAGCGCCACGGTGGTCGCCGTGGGAAAAACCATCTGTCTGGCCGTGGACACGTCGGCGGGTAGCCGGCTGACGTCATCGGATCACAAAGACGAGCGCCTGGACTTCCTTTTGCTGCTCTATCGAATTTTTGCCGAATACATGACCAACCGGCTGCGCCTGACCAATGAGGAACTGATCCGGGCCAAAAAAGAGATCCGTCGTTTGGGCGGGGATGCGTCCGGATCGGAAGCCAACCTTGACGCGGATATCGATAACCTCATGAAAATGGTCTGATGCGACGAACGGTTTCCTTTTCGCGGGATTCGGCCAATGTCTTTTTTCACCTCCTCACCCGCTGTAATCTGCGCTGCCGCCACTGTTACATCAATCCCGATCAGCACGGCACCGAAACCCTGGGCATCGATACCATCGATTGCTGGCTGGAGATCTTTGCCCGGCGACATCCGGCCGCCAACCTGATCCTGCTGGGCGGCGAACCCACCCTGCATCCCGATCTGGCCACGGCGGTCAAACGGGCGGTACGCCTAGGATACGGCTCGGTGACCATCGACACCAACGGCTACCTGTTTCATGATATCCTGGATCGGGTGACGCCGCATGAGGTGGACTTTTTCAGTTTCAGTTTGGACGGCCCCACGCCGGCGGTCAACGACCCGTTGCGCGGTGACGGCTGCTTCGTCGCCTGCACGGCCGGTATTCCGGAAGCCAAGGCACGCGGGTTTTCGGTCAGCCTGATTTATACGGTCAGCCAGGCCAACGTCGACCATCTTCACCGGATGCCGGCGCTGCTGGAAAAATGGGGCGTGGATCGTTTTTTCATCCAGGTGATCGGCGTTCGCGGCCAGTGGACCGAAGATGCCGCCCGTCGGGAAACCCTGGCCCAGGTGGACCGGAAGACCTGGCTGCAGGTGGTGCCTCGGGTGGCCGAGGATGCCGCCCGCCGGGGAATCCCGACCACTTTTCCCAAGGTATTTCTCGATGCCGGCGAGACGTTCGAGTGCGCGGGGCAGGTGGCCGACAACTATTTTATTTTCCCCAATGGCCGGGTTTATCGCTGCCCGCTGTGCGAGGATTATCCCCTGCACAGCTTCGAGATTCGCGAGGACCGGCTGGTGGCCACCCCGCGGATCAACGAGACCGATCTTTTCCCCCTGACCATCCCCGAAGGGTGCGTGATGAACCGCATCGTCCAGCCCCGTAACCTGGCTGCGTCCGGAAATGGCGTGCCGGCCTATAAAATTGCCTGCTGCATGCTCAAGGAAGAGATCACCCCCTGACCGGCGGGCCGGCGCCCGTTCTGGCGTGAGGTGAACCGAAAACCGTTTCGACAAACCGGTTTTCCAACTGGCGGCGGGCCTGTTGGATCTGTTGCAGGGCCTTTTTCAACCGCCGTGCTTCGGCCGGATGCGTACGCAGGATGGCGGTCTGGGCCGGACAGACGTACCATGTACACACAAAGGGCCGCCGGATGCGATCCAACCGGCAGCCGTGGGGGGTTCCATAGCGGCAGCGCTCGCCCCGACGGCCCAGCAGTTGCTGTTCGGGAGGCGTGATATCGGCCAGGTGATAAAAGAGCAGGTCCCTGAAATCGGCCCATACCCAGGCGCGCTGGCAGCAGCTGTCCGTGCATGTCGGACAGGTCCGGCAGCACAAGGCGTCCATCATGGGAAAGAGGGATTCCAGCCGCTGGTGCATGCGGCTGGCCAGCAGGCAAAGCTCGGTCATGGCCGTCGGGTGGCGCTGGATCGTGATCGCCAGGCCGGTGTTGGCGTCCTGCCACAGGGACGGGGTGTTCCAGGGGATGGCGGAAAAAGGGGCGTCCATGAGAGTAGGTAATAGCAGGTTCGCGGCCATCCATAAACGGCCAATTTGACGATACGGGAATTGAAGCATGACGTCCATTTCATCCGCCTCGCGGTCAACGGTAATTAAAGACGGCCTGAACGCCGGCTGGCCCATCTGTCTGGGGTACCTGCCCATCGGCATGGCCTTCGGGGTCCTGGCCCAGAAGGCGGGGCTCAGCGCCATCCAGATCGGTCTGATGTCCATTCTCGTCTTTGCCGGCAGCGCACAGTTCATCGCCGTTGCCATGCTGGCCGCCGGGGCTTCGGCGCCGGCGATCATTACCACGACCTTTGTGGTCAATTTGCGGCATGTGTTGATGAGCTCCGCCTTGGCCGTCTATTTGCGGGCCGCCCACCGGGGCGTGCTTGCGCTTTTTGCCTATGGGGTGACGGACGAGAGTTTTGCCGTCAACTTGCCGCGGTTCCATGCCCATACCTGGAACCTGCCCCGGGCCATGGTCGTCAACCATGCGGCCAACCTGGTCTGGTTTTTCAGCACCGTGACCGGCGGTATCGGCGGCCGCTTCATTCCGGAAGGGGCGCTGGGCATCGATTACGCCCTGATCGCCATGTTCATCTGCCTTCTGGTCTTCCAGCTCAGAAAGCGGATTCACCTGTTGACGGCCTTGATTGCCGGCTTGAGTGCCGTGGGGCTGGCCCTGGTGATTCCGGGAAACAGCTATATCGTCATCGCTTCCATCATCGCCGCCACCACCGGGGTTATCATCCAGCGCAGCAGACCGGGGAGCAATCCGAAAAATGGCTGACTATCTGCTGCTGCTTGTTGGCATGGGCCTGGTGACCTATCTGCCCCGCTGGCTCCCGCTGCACTATCTTTCCCGGCAATCTCTGCCGGAATGGTTCGTTCAGTGGCTGGAACTGATACCGGCAGCCATTCTCAGCGCGTTGCTGCTGCCGGCTCTGATCATCGGCGGGGATACGGGGAGGCTTGATCTTCTGCGGCCGGAGTTGTGGGTGGCCCTGCCGACGTTTGCCTTTGCCTGGTGGACGCGGTCATTGGGCGGGACGGTCGTCGTGGGGATGCTGCTGTTTTGGCTGGCCGAAAAGGTGGATCCGCAGTGGCTGGCCTGGGTGGGATGAACAGGGTGATCGCATTTAGAGCCCGGATTAGAAAAATCTGGTCGCAGGCATGGCCAGCTCCTACAGAAAACGATGTAGAACCAAACTATTGGCACGCATAGGAGCGGGCCATGCCCGCGAAAAAACAAAAATCAATCCAAATGCGATTGCCCTGGCTGGGATGAAACAGAGACCTTGACGGATCGGGGCGGATGTGCAAAGGCCAGATCAAAATTTAACGGATTCGCAAAATTTTTCGCCCCTACCATTACCGATAATAAAAGGATCGAACCAACATGAGACTCGGCATCATCGGGCTTCCCCAGTCGGGCAAAGCCACCGTTTTCGAGGCCCTGACCCATAGCGTGGGCGGTGACGGCAACCGCCAGGAGAGCCGCATCGGCACCATCACCGTGCCGGACCCACGGGTCGACCTGTTGAGCGACATGTACAAGCCGCGCAAAACCATTTTTACCCAGGTTGAGTATTTTCTGCCCGGCAAGGCGGATCACGGCGCGGCCAAGAAGGACCAGAGCATCTGGACCCAGGTGCGTGACTGCGACGCTCTGATCCATACGGTGCGCAACTTCAGTG
This window harbors:
- a CDS encoding radical SAM protein encodes the protein MRRTVSFSRDSANVFFHLLTRCNLRCRHCYINPDQHGTETLGIDTIDCWLEIFARRHPAANLILLGGEPTLHPDLATAVKRAVRLGYGSVTIDTNGYLFHDILDRVTPHEVDFFSFSLDGPTPAVNDPLRGDGCFVACTAGIPEAKARGFSVSLIYTVSQANVDHLHRMPALLEKWGVDRFFIQVIGVRGQWTEDAARRETLAQVDRKTWLQVVPRVAEDAARRGIPTTFPKVFLDAGETFECAGQVADNYFIFPNGRVYRCPLCEDYPLHSFEIREDRLVATPRINETDLFPLTIPEGCVMNRIVQPRNLAASGNGVPAYKIACCMLKEEITP
- a CDS encoding AzlC family ABC transporter permease, whose product is MTSISSASRSTVIKDGLNAGWPICLGYLPIGMAFGVLAQKAGLSAIQIGLMSILVFAGSAQFIAVAMLAAGASAPAIITTTFVVNLRHVLMSSALAVYLRAAHRGVLALFAYGVTDESFAVNLPRFHAHTWNLPRAMVVNHAANLVWFFSTVTGGIGGRFIPEGALGIDYALIAMFICLLVFQLRKRIHLLTALIAGLSAVGLALVIPGNSYIVIASIIAATTGVIIQRSRPGSNPKNG
- a CDS encoding cyclic nucleotide-binding domain-containing protein, with product MIESKYLKENIENIQRLMSISALKHFETRNLGKLLRLSKIRQYEDGETIIQEGDMDPWLYFLLSGKIRITKEGEDIGVIGKKGEIFGEMRVIDDQSRSATVVAVGKTICLAVDTSAGSRLTSSDHKDERLDFLLLLYRIFAEYMTNRLRLTNEELIRAKKEIRRLGGDASGSEANLDADIDNLMKMV
- a CDS encoding AzlD domain-containing protein, producing MADYLLLLVGMGLVTYLPRWLPLHYLSRQSLPEWFVQWLELIPAAILSALLLPALIIGGDTGRLDLLRPELWVALPTFAFAWWTRSLGGTVVVGMLLFWLAEKVDPQWLAWVG